Proteins from a single region of Chryseobacterium sp. T16E-39:
- the odhB gene encoding 2-oxoglutarate dehydrogenase complex dihydrolipoyllysine-residue succinyltransferase produces the protein MSVLEMKVPSPGESITEVEIATWLVKDGDYVEKDQPIAEVDSDKATLELPAEQSGVITLKAEEGEVVQVGQVVCLIDMDAAKPEGAAAPAAEAPKKEEAPKAAPAPVQEAPKPAAQPAAATQTYATGTPSPAAKKILDEKGMDAGQVSGSGRDGRVTKTDAELAAVPAMGSVSSTNGSRSTTTTKLSVLRRKIASRLVSVKNETAMLTTFNEVDMSEIFRIRKQYKDEFAQKHGVGLGFMSFFTKAVTRALQMYPDVNASIDGDFKINYDFCDISIAVSGPKGLMVPVLRNAEDMTFRSIEANIKDLATKVRDGKISVDEMTGGTFTITNGGTFGSMMSTPIINPPQSAILGMHNIIQRPVAVDGQVVIRPMMYVAMSYDHRIIDGKESVGFLVAVKEGIDNPVEILMGGNERKALEL, from the coding sequence ATGTCAGTTTTAGAAATGAAAGTTCCTTCACCGGGCGAATCAATAACAGAAGTTGAAATCGCGACTTGGCTTGTGAAAGATGGTGATTATGTAGAAAAAGATCAACCAATCGCTGAGGTAGACTCAGATAAAGCAACTCTAGAACTTCCTGCTGAGCAAAGTGGTGTTATTACTTTAAAAGCAGAAGAAGGTGAAGTTGTACAAGTAGGTCAGGTAGTTTGTTTAATTGATATGGATGCAGCTAAACCGGAAGGTGCTGCGGCTCCTGCTGCTGAAGCTCCGAAAAAAGAGGAAGCTCCTAAAGCTGCGCCTGCACCAGTTCAAGAAGCTCCGAAACCAGCTGCGCAACCTGCAGCGGCTACTCAAACGTATGCAACGGGAACTCCGTCTCCTGCTGCTAAAAAGATTCTTGATGAAAAAGGAATGGATGCCGGACAGGTTTCAGGATCTGGTAGAGATGGAAGAGTTACTAAAACTGATGCTGAATTAGCTGCTGTTCCTGCAATGGGAAGCGTATCTTCTACAAATGGATCAAGATCTACTACCACTACTAAGCTTTCAGTTTTAAGAAGAAAAATTGCTTCAAGATTGGTTTCTGTAAAGAATGAAACAGCAATGTTAACTACGTTCAACGAAGTTGATATGTCTGAAATCTTCAGAATCAGAAAGCAATATAAAGATGAGTTTGCTCAAAAACACGGAGTTGGACTTGGTTTCATGTCTTTCTTTACTAAAGCAGTTACAAGAGCATTACAAATGTATCCTGATGTAAATGCATCTATCGATGGAGATTTCAAAATAAACTATGATTTCTGTGACATTTCAATTGCCGTTTCTGGACCTAAAGGATTAATGGTTCCTGTATTGAGAAATGCTGAAGATATGACTTTCAGAAGTATTGAAGCTAACATCAAGGATTTGGCTACTAAAGTAAGAGATGGTAAAATCAGTGTTGATGAAATGACTGGTGGTACATTTACAATTACTAACGGTGGTACTTTCGGATCTATGATGTCTACTCCGATCATTAACCCTCCTCAATCTGCAATCCTTGGAATGCATAATATCATCCAAAGACCAGTAGCAGTTGACGGACAAGTTGTAATTCGTCCAATGATGTATGTAGCGATGTCTTATGACCACAGAATTATCGACGGTAAAGAATCTGTAGGATTCCTTGTTGCTGTAAAAGAAGGTATCGACAATCCTGTTGAAATATTAATGGGAGGTAACGAAAGAAAAGCTTTAGAATTATAA